A DNA window from Xanthomonas campestris pv. campestris str. ATCC 33913 contains the following coding sequences:
- a CDS encoding Sua5/YciO/YrdC/YwlC family protein, which translates to MPHTPDLDAAVATLARGGVIAYPTEAVWGLGCDPRQEDAVLRLLEIKRRPVDKGVIVVASGLDVLQDWIDIAALGSEQLTAVLAQWPGPHTWILPVTAQAPRWVTGDHDGLAVRISAHPVVAALCKAWGAPLVSTSANLAGEPPARSRAALDPALLARIDGVLDGEVGGLAQPTPIRDARTGQILRD; encoded by the coding sequence ATGCCGCACACCCCTGATCTGGACGCTGCCGTTGCCACTCTCGCCCGCGGGGGAGTGATCGCCTACCCCACCGAAGCGGTGTGGGGGCTGGGCTGCGACCCGCGACAGGAGGACGCCGTGCTGCGCCTGCTGGAGATCAAGCGCCGCCCGGTGGACAAGGGCGTGATCGTGGTTGCGTCCGGGCTGGACGTGTTGCAGGACTGGATCGATATTGCTGCACTCGGCAGCGAACAGCTGACCGCGGTGCTGGCGCAATGGCCCGGCCCGCATACCTGGATCTTGCCGGTGACCGCGCAGGCGCCGCGCTGGGTCACTGGCGATCACGACGGACTGGCCGTGCGCATCAGTGCCCATCCGGTGGTTGCGGCCCTGTGCAAGGCCTGGGGCGCGCCGCTGGTGTCCACCAGCGCCAACCTGGCCGGTGAGCCGCCCGCGCGCAGTCGCGCAGCGCTGGACCCGGCCCTGCTGGCCCGCATCGACGGCGTGCTCGACGGCGAGGTCGGCGGTCTGGCGCAGCCCACCCCGATCCGCGACGCCCGCACCGGACAGATCCTGCGCGACTGA
- a CDS encoding DUF4124 domain-containing protein: protein MSRWGWVMLVLASTASAQEVAIYRCTDAQGALTVQNMPCPKGVQQQKKLMTAPAAMPLPSSAAAPVSARPAPARAATQAPPVAAPAPQAPAAVPTATTATSSLPPPPLFECTAHDNGRYFTEESEPATRCLPMQVTNLAGGPAQGGGSACEVVTDRCAPVPDQSLCAAWRQRAEQAEAAWRFSDEAQSAARKQRYDQARRVMDESRCAGTPATP, encoded by the coding sequence ATGAGCCGCTGGGGCTGGGTGATGCTGGTGCTCGCGTCCACCGCCAGCGCGCAGGAAGTGGCGATCTACCGCTGCACCGATGCCCAAGGCGCGCTGACGGTGCAGAACATGCCCTGCCCGAAGGGCGTGCAGCAGCAGAAGAAACTGATGACCGCCCCCGCCGCCATGCCGTTGCCGTCGAGTGCAGCGGCGCCGGTGTCGGCCCGTCCTGCGCCTGCCCGCGCGGCCACGCAAGCGCCGCCTGTAGCGGCGCCCGCACCGCAAGCACCGGCCGCTGTGCCGACGGCCACCACCGCCACCTCGTCACTACCACCGCCGCCGCTGTTCGAATGCACCGCGCACGACAATGGCCGCTACTTCACCGAAGAGAGCGAGCCGGCCACGCGCTGCTTGCCGATGCAGGTCACCAACCTGGCCGGCGGCCCCGCGCAGGGCGGCGGCAGCGCTTGCGAGGTGGTCACCGACCGCTGCGCGCCGGTGCCGGACCAGAGCCTGTGCGCGGCGTGGCGGCAACGCGCCGAGCAAGCCGAGGCCGCGTGGCGCTTCTCCGACGAAGCCCAATCGGCCGCGCGCAAGCAACGTTACGACCAGGCGCGGCGGGTGATGGACGAGAGCCGCTGCGCCGGCACGCCCGCGACGCCCTGA
- a CDS encoding sensor domain-containing diguanylate cyclase, whose amino-acid sequence MADAPMPQHPLAHLHDIVHDNSDWIWEVDAQARYTFCSRACERLLGYTPEQILGRTPFDLMEPAEAARVGVAFAEIVAARRPFQGLLNRNVRADGRTVMLETSGIPLFDAQGALRGYRGIDRDVTPIAGGPDDSATNQRLFQLEALYAAAPVALCLINHAARYLAVNEAMAGIAGRSVQEMIGMRVAEVFPQAAADQADAFATLAAGHDVPDQVFDWQDRSYHVRVRGVRDLEGRLIALTTALTDISEHLRVQWRLTKTTEALAEANRQLEQANAQLLGAARNDHLTGLANRRGFDRAFERLLPAVRDGTRGASVLMLDVDYFKQYNDRYGHPQGDQCLRDIAAALRSVVTRGEDVVARYGGEEFALLLPDTDLPGAAEVARRLQERLAAMPISHAGSPCARITVSIGVTALQPQECQVQDARVREAVMARADRALYQAKNQGRNRVALAPV is encoded by the coding sequence GTGGCTGACGCGCCCATGCCGCAGCATCCGCTCGCGCACCTGCACGACATCGTGCACGACAACAGCGACTGGATCTGGGAAGTGGATGCGCAGGCGCGCTACACCTTCTGCTCGCGCGCCTGCGAGCGGTTGCTGGGCTATACGCCTGAACAGATTCTGGGGCGCACGCCGTTCGATCTGATGGAGCCGGCCGAAGCGGCGCGCGTGGGCGTGGCGTTTGCCGAAATCGTGGCAGCGCGTCGCCCGTTCCAGGGCCTGCTCAACCGCAACGTGCGTGCCGATGGCCGCACCGTCATGCTGGAAACCAGCGGAATTCCGCTGTTCGATGCCCAGGGCGCGCTGCGCGGTTATCGCGGCATCGACCGCGACGTCACGCCGATTGCCGGCGGCCCCGACGACAGCGCCACCAATCAGCGTCTGTTCCAGCTGGAAGCGTTGTATGCCGCCGCGCCGGTGGCGTTGTGCCTGATCAACCATGCCGCGCGCTATCTGGCGGTGAACGAGGCGATGGCGGGCATCGCCGGGCGCAGCGTGCAGGAGATGATCGGCATGCGCGTGGCCGAGGTGTTTCCACAAGCCGCGGCCGATCAGGCTGACGCATTCGCCACGCTCGCTGCCGGGCACGACGTGCCCGACCAGGTGTTCGACTGGCAGGACCGCAGCTACCACGTGCGGGTGCGCGGCGTGCGCGATCTGGAGGGCCGGCTGATTGCGCTGACCACCGCGTTGACCGACATCAGCGAGCACCTGCGCGTGCAGTGGCGGCTGACCAAAACCACCGAGGCGCTGGCCGAGGCCAACCGTCAGCTGGAGCAGGCCAATGCGCAATTGCTCGGTGCTGCGCGCAACGATCACCTGACCGGGCTGGCCAACCGGCGCGGCTTTGATCGCGCCTTCGAGCGTCTGCTGCCGGCGGTGCGCGACGGCACGCGCGGCGCGTCGGTGCTGATGCTGGATGTCGATTACTTCAAGCAATACAACGACCGCTACGGCCACCCGCAGGGCGACCAGTGCCTGCGGGACATCGCCGCCGCGCTACGCAGCGTGGTCACGCGCGGCGAGGACGTGGTGGCCCGCTATGGCGGTGAGGAATTCGCACTGCTGCTGCCCGATACCGATTTGCCCGGCGCGGCGGAGGTTGCGCGGCGGCTGCAGGAGCGACTTGCTGCCATGCCGATCAGCCATGCGGGTAGCCCGTGCGCGCGCATCACCGTGAGCATCGGGGTCACGGCGCTGCAGCCGCAGGAGTGCCAGGTGCAGGATGCTCGGGTGCGTGAGGCGGTGATGGCGCGCGCCGATCGCGCGCTGTACCAGGCCAAGAACCAGGGCCGGAATCGGGTGGCGCTGGCACCGGTTTAA
- a CDS encoding SDR family oxidoreductase, translating to MTAHRWRLDGQTALITGASAGIGLAIARELLGFGADLLMVARDADALAQARDELAEEFPERELHGLAADVSDDEERRAILDWVEDHADGLHLLINNAGGNITRAAIDYTEDEWRGIFETNVFSAFELSRYAHPLLTRHAASAIVNVGSVSGITHVRSGAPYGMTKAALQQMTRNLAVEWAEDGIRVNAVAPWYIRTRRTSGPLSDPDYYEQVIERTPMRRIGEPEEVAAAVGFLCLPAGSYITGECIAVDGGFLRHGF from the coding sequence GTGACAGCGCACCGCTGGCGGCTGGATGGACAGACCGCCCTGATCACCGGCGCCAGTGCCGGCATTGGCCTGGCCATCGCACGCGAATTGCTCGGCTTCGGCGCCGACCTGTTGATGGTGGCGCGCGATGCCGATGCGCTGGCGCAGGCCCGCGACGAGCTGGCCGAAGAGTTTCCCGAGCGCGAACTGCACGGCCTGGCCGCGGATGTTTCCGACGACGAGGAGCGCCGCGCGATTCTGGATTGGGTCGAAGATCACGCCGATGGCTTGCATCTGCTGATCAACAATGCCGGTGGCAACATCACCCGCGCGGCCATCGACTACACCGAAGACGAATGGCGCGGCATCTTCGAAACCAACGTGTTTTCCGCGTTCGAACTCTCGCGCTATGCGCACCCATTGCTGACCCGGCACGCCGCCTCGGCGATCGTCAACGTGGGCAGCGTGTCGGGGATCACGCATGTGCGCAGCGGCGCGCCGTATGGCATGACCAAGGCGGCGCTGCAGCAGATGACGCGCAACCTGGCGGTGGAATGGGCCGAGGACGGCATCCGCGTCAACGCGGTGGCGCCGTGGTACATCCGCACCCGGCGCACCTCCGGCCCGTTGTCCGATCCCGATTACTACGAGCAGGTGATCGAACGCACGCCGATGCGCCGCATCGGCGAGCCGGAAGAAGTCGCCGCCGCGGTCGGTTTCCTGTGCCTGCCGGCGGGCAGCTACATCACCGGTGAATGCATCGCGGTGGATGGCGGCTTCCTGCGTCATGGGTTCTAG
- the sppA gene encoding signal peptide peptidase SppA, whose amino-acid sequence MNHPVRRNPIATFFVGLWDVMNFTRRLIFNLVFFGFLFLLLLLFVVAIARGDGTKPLAARTTLVIAPEGTLVEQFSADPVSRSLAKAVGDKSAEEVQLRDLVRVIEAAGKDSKIERVLLNLDKLQPSGFASQREVAKALQGLRASGKQIVAFSESMSQGQYLLAAQANEVYLDPMGSVLLEGLGRYRQYFREGLQDKLGVDVHLFRVGEYKSAAEPYILDAASADAKEADLFWMNDVWQRYLADVATARKLSPAQLAAGIDTLPEGVTAAGGDLAKFALQQKLVDGLKTREQVDSLLTERGVADNDADGGFRSIDFGSYLTQLQAQHSPMDSRPQVAVVVAAGEISGGEQPAGRIGGESTAALLRQARDDEEIKAVVLRVDSPGGEVFASEQIRREVVALKQAGKPVVVSMGDLAASGGYWISMNADRIYADPSTISGSIGIFGMVPNLTRALDKIGVHTDGVGTTRFAGAFDITRPLDPAAGQVIQAVINKGYADFTGKVAQARHQSVEAIDKVARGRVWSGAQAKDHGLVDAFGGMQEAVADAASRAKLSKGKFRVRYVEKAATPFSQFMSGFAGSRLGAWMLSDSGMARALLARSLPEVDTQLRFVEDAVHDSKAGGTPVKALAYCFCGF is encoded by the coding sequence ATGAACCACCCCGTGCGTCGCAATCCCATCGCCACGTTTTTTGTCGGCCTGTGGGATGTGATGAATTTCACCCGACGCCTGATTTTCAACCTGGTGTTCTTCGGCTTCCTGTTCCTGTTGCTGCTGCTGTTCGTGGTGGCGATCGCCCGTGGCGATGGCACCAAACCGCTGGCTGCGCGCACCACCTTGGTGATCGCACCGGAAGGCACCCTGGTGGAGCAGTTCAGTGCGGATCCGGTGAGCCGTTCGCTGGCCAAGGCGGTCGGTGACAAGAGCGCCGAAGAAGTGCAGCTGCGTGACCTGGTGCGGGTGATCGAGGCCGCCGGGAAGGACAGCAAGATCGAGCGGGTGCTGTTGAACCTGGACAAGCTGCAGCCGTCCGGTTTCGCCTCCCAGCGCGAGGTGGCCAAGGCGTTGCAGGGGCTGCGCGCGTCCGGCAAGCAGATCGTCGCCTTCAGCGAAAGCATGAGCCAGGGCCAGTACCTGCTGGCCGCGCAGGCCAACGAGGTCTATCTCGACCCGATGGGCAGCGTGTTGCTCGAAGGCCTGGGGCGCTACCGGCAGTATTTCCGCGAGGGCCTGCAGGACAAGCTGGGCGTGGACGTGCATCTGTTCCGCGTGGGTGAATACAAGTCCGCCGCCGAGCCATACATCCTGGATGCGGCCTCCGCCGACGCCAAGGAAGCGGACCTGTTCTGGATGAACGATGTGTGGCAGCGCTACCTGGCCGACGTGGCCACCGCACGCAAGCTGTCGCCGGCGCAGCTGGCGGCCGGCATCGACACGCTGCCGGAAGGCGTCACCGCCGCCGGTGGCGATCTGGCCAAGTTCGCCCTGCAGCAGAAGCTGGTGGACGGGCTGAAGACGCGCGAGCAGGTCGACTCGCTGCTGACCGAACGCGGCGTGGCCGACAACGATGCCGATGGCGGCTTCCGCAGCATCGATTTCGGCAGCTATCTCACCCAGTTGCAGGCCCAGCATTCGCCGATGGACAGCCGCCCGCAGGTGGCCGTGGTGGTGGCTGCGGGCGAGATCAGTGGCGGCGAGCAGCCGGCCGGGCGCATCGGTGGCGAATCCACTGCCGCGTTGCTGCGCCAGGCGCGGGACGACGAGGAAATCAAGGCGGTGGTGCTGCGCGTGGATTCGCCCGGTGGCGAGGTGTTTGCCTCCGAGCAGATCCGCCGCGAAGTGGTCGCGCTGAAGCAGGCCGGCAAGCCGGTGGTGGTGTCGATGGGCGACCTGGCTGCGTCGGGCGGGTACTGGATCAGCATGAATGCCGATCGCATCTATGCAGATCCGTCGACCATCAGCGGCTCGATCGGCATCTTCGGCATGGTGCCCAACCTCACCCGCGCGCTGGACAAGATCGGCGTGCATACCGATGGCGTGGGCACCACGCGTTTTGCCGGCGCCTTCGACATCACCCGCCCGCTGGACCCGGCCGCCGGCCAGGTCATCCAGGCGGTGATCAACAAGGGCTATGCCGACTTCACCGGCAAGGTGGCGCAGGCGCGGCACCAGTCGGTGGAGGCCATCGACAAGGTTGCCCGTGGCCGCGTCTGGAGCGGTGCGCAGGCCAAGGACCATGGTCTGGTGGACGCGTTCGGCGGCATGCAGGAAGCGGTGGCCGATGCGGCATCGCGCGCCAAGCTGAGCAAGGGCAAGTTCCGCGTGCGCTACGTGGAAAAGGCCGCCACGCCGTTCTCGCAGTTCATGAGCGGGTTTGCGGGCAGCCGCCTGGGCGCGTGGATGCTGAGCGACTCGGGCATGGCGCGTGCGCTGCTGGCACGCTCGCTGCCGGAAGTGGACACCCAGCTGCGCTTCGTCGAAGACGCCGTGCACGACAGCAAGGCGGGCGGCACGCCGGTCAAGGCGCTGGCGTATTGCTTCTGCGGGTTCTGA
- a CDS encoding MATE family efflux transporter: MSVPHSSPSATPRFAAEVRTTGLLALPLVLGHVSTGLIGFVDNVIAGHHGTATLAAVTIGTSLLWLPMLVPIGTLISLTASVSQLVGAGREREIGPLFRQALWLSLGLGALMFGFLTAVPPLLPTFGIAPDIVPGATDFLHAVRWGGPALTFYFCMRYLSEGMHWTLPTMLLGFGGLLVLAPLGYVLTYGKFGFAEHGAQGLGMASAITMWVQAIAFALYLWRSRRFAHLELFTHLEGPRWRAIGELLRTGLPIGITVLMEGGLFIVTALLIGRLGSTEAAAHQIAINVSQLCFMIPMGVAEATTVRVGHAVGRGDPLGMRRAAWAGYAIVLGTQAVSASILLLGHDAIVGVYTNDAAVAALASVLLLFAATFQFPDGIQVLSAGALRGLKDTRVPMFLAMFSYWGLGMPLGAGLGLGLGWGPQGMWIGLILGLTAAAILMGLRFRQTSRRLTAGAAP; encoded by the coding sequence ATGTCTGTCCCTCACTCCTCCCCGTCGGCAACGCCACGCTTTGCAGCGGAAGTGCGTACCACCGGCCTGCTCGCGCTGCCGCTGGTGCTCGGTCATGTCTCCACCGGCCTGATCGGCTTTGTCGACAACGTGATCGCCGGCCACCACGGCACCGCCACGCTGGCCGCGGTCACCATCGGCACCTCGTTGTTGTGGCTGCCGATGCTGGTGCCGATCGGCACATTGATCTCGCTCACCGCCTCGGTGTCGCAGTTGGTCGGTGCCGGGCGCGAACGCGAGATCGGCCCCTTGTTCCGCCAGGCGCTGTGGCTGTCGCTGGGCCTGGGCGCACTGATGTTCGGCTTTCTCACCGCGGTGCCGCCGTTGCTGCCTACCTTCGGGATCGCGCCGGACATCGTGCCCGGCGCCACCGACTTCCTGCACGCGGTGCGCTGGGGCGGGCCGGCGCTGACGTTCTACTTCTGCATGCGCTACCTCAGCGAAGGCATGCACTGGACGCTGCCGACCATGCTGCTGGGCTTTGGCGGGCTGCTGGTGCTGGCGCCGCTGGGCTACGTGCTGACCTACGGCAAGTTCGGCTTCGCCGAGCATGGTGCACAGGGGCTGGGAATGGCCTCGGCCATCACCATGTGGGTGCAGGCGATTGCCTTCGCGCTGTATCTGTGGCGCTCGCGGCGCTTTGCGCACCTGGAGTTGTTCACCCATCTTGAAGGCCCGCGCTGGCGGGCGATTGGCGAGCTGTTGCGCACCGGGTTGCCGATCGGCATCACCGTGTTGATGGAAGGTGGGCTGTTCATCGTCACCGCGTTGCTGATCGGGCGGCTGGGCTCCACCGAAGCGGCCGCGCACCAGATCGCGATCAACGTCTCGCAGCTGTGTTTCATGATCCCCATGGGCGTGGCCGAAGCCACCACCGTGCGCGTCGGCCATGCGGTGGGCCGTGGCGATCCGCTGGGCATGCGCCGCGCGGCCTGGGCCGGCTACGCCATCGTGCTGGGCACGCAGGCGGTGTCTGCCAGCATCCTGTTGCTCGGTCACGACGCCATCGTGGGCGTGTATACCAACGATGCCGCAGTAGCTGCGCTGGCATCGGTGCTGTTGTTGTTCGCGGCCACGTTCCAGTTTCCCGACGGCATCCAGGTGTTGTCGGCCGGCGCCTTGCGCGGGCTCAAGGACACGCGCGTGCCGATGTTCCTGGCGATGTTTTCGTACTGGGGCTTAGGCATGCCGCTCGGTGCCGGGCTCGGCCTGGGGCTGGGCTGGGGGCCGCAAGGGATGTGGATCGGGCTGATTCTGGGCCTGACCGCCGCCGCGATCCTGATGGGCTTGCGCTTCCGCCAGACCAGCCGGCGGCTGACTGCCGGTGCGGCACCCTGA